A stretch of the Lolium perenne isolate Kyuss_39 chromosome 3, Kyuss_2.0, whole genome shotgun sequence genome encodes the following:
- the LOC127344051 gene encoding uncharacterized protein — protein sequence MPPRQLQLAPSRGNDQWVARRQSSSSSRSSSSCSSARYSPYNTPAPHFLATVKDEPEEAPTARRRRHGGGDIVIRERRQPSPPHQREWMPPPEYKVAASIVKAEDDPEEFLRLRLAQLESFQATDEFAEAWSAANHRRTEEEHHRRLGLVVNLDDDDTGQSSRPRRRRGDVGQGCSYLPQPKEEPSDEEDDSAPT from the coding sequence ATGCCGCCACGGCAGTTGCAGCTAGCGCCCTCGCGAGGCAACGACCAGTGGGTGGCGCGGCGCCAGTCCTCCTCGTCATCGcgctcctcctcttcgtgctcctCGGCGAGGTACTCGCCGTACAACACGCCGGCGCCACACTTCTTGGCAACGGTGAAGGACGAACCGGAGGAGGCTCCTACTGCTCGCAGGCGCCGCCATGGCGGCGGTGACATCGTTATCCGCGAGCGACGCCAACCTTCTCCGCCGCACCAGCGAGAGTGGATGCCACCACCAGAGTACAAGGTGGCGGCGTCCATCGTCAAGGCGGAGGACGACCCCGAGGAGTTCCTGAGGCTGCGCCTCGCCCAACTCGAATCGTTCCAGGCGACGGACGAGTTCGCCGAGGCCTGGAGCGCGGCCAATCACCGCCGCACGGAGGAGGAGCACCACCGTCGCCTCGGCCTCGTCGTCAACTTGGACGACGACGACACTGGCCAGTCCAGCAGGCCGCGCAGGAGGCGTGGGGACGTCGGCCAGGGCTGTAGCTACCTCCCGCAGCCGAAGGAGGAGCccagcgacgaggaggacgactcggCGCCGACGTAG
- the LOC127344052 gene encoding G-type lectin S-receptor-like serine/threonine-protein kinase B120 → MFVGISFSRKCAVVVLLIPSVLAISCLSATMARTDSISMNESISDGQNLVSDKNHFVLGFFSPGASSNRYIGIWYNSVPNGTVVWVANRNNPLQDKSGILKFDNGGNLTLVDGKGNSFIVASGMGMGDLEAAILDSGNFVLRTNHSNIVWESFASPTDTWLPGMNISVGNFLTSWKNYDDPATGDYTFGPGVAGDHTFGPGVANASRLIIRWNGNNFWTSARWTGDTNSLIPDLKSIETIPVFFQCDNLTCMYTPNPSDTMTKIVLDRTGALSLTQFDPDAKSWTLLWRQPASCDVSNLCGVYGVCNNSMLSVSVSAKESVSLSLCQCPQGFALQDKSNARKGCSRKTPLQCNGDGFIDMPGMQLPDCRQKLLVVENGDCESACMNDCSCMAYTHSPSDGCSLCRGNLTNLQSGNDGNGVGTLHLRLAASELESSGRSGHKLILLAYILPSVAFLIFCLASFIWIRRWKDKGKGKQHDHSLVMASDVIKLWESEDTGSHFTTLSFSQIRNATDNFSTENKLGEGGFGPVYKGNLPNGQDVAVKRLAANSGQGLPEFKNEILLIAKLQHRNLVGLLGCCIDEEEMVLIYEYMPNKSLDFFLFEQSRRAFLVWAMRLNIIEGIAQGLIYLHKHSRLRIIHRDLKPSNVLLDADMNPKISDFGMARIFDPKGALANTKRVVGTYGYMAPEYAMAGIFSVKSDVFSYGVLLLEIVSGLRNAGSHGYGNSLNLLGHAWELWKEGRWYELIDKSLRGACPENMVLRCIHVGLLCVQEAAADRPSMAEVISMITNENATLPDPKQPGFLSMLLPIEADVPEGTYSLNDLSITVLNGR, encoded by the exons ATGTTTGTAGGAATAAGCTTCTCGAGGAAGTGCGCAGTTGTTGTTCTGCTAATTCCATCTGTATTAGCAATAAGTTGTTTATCAGCAACCATGGCAAGAACCGACAGCATCAGCATGAATGAATCGATTTCTGATGGGCAGAACCTGGTTTCTGATAAGAACCACTTTGTGCTCGGATTCTTTAGCCCTGGAGCTTCAAGCAACCGATATATCGGTATATGGTACAATAGTGTTCCAAATGGAACGGTTGTATGGGTTGCTAACAGGAATAATCCACTACAGGATAAGTCGGGCATACTTAAGTTTGATAATGGCGGTAATCTGACACTTGTAGATGGCAAAGGGAACTCGTTCATAGTTGCTTCTGGGATGGGAATGGGAGACTTGGAGGCTGCAATTCTGGATTCTGGCAACTTTGTGCTGAGGACCAACCATTCAAACATCGTATGGGAGAGCTTTGCCTCTCCTACTGATACATGGCTCCCTGGAATGAATATTAGCGTTGGAAATTTTCTGACATCATGGAAGAACTATGATGATCCAGCAACGGGGGACTACACTTTTGGACCGGGAGTAGCGGGGGACCACACTTTTGGACCAGGAGTAGCTAATGCATCACGACTCATTATTCGGTGGAATGGAAATAATTTTTGGACCAGTGCACGCTGGACTGGTGACACCAATTCTCTCATTCCCGATCTGAAATCTATTGAAACCATCCCTGTTTTTTTCCAATGTGACAACCTTACATGCATGTACACTCCGAATCCTAGTGACACAATGACTAAGATTGTTTTGGATCGAACTGGGGCATTGAGCTTAACGCAGTTTGATCCAGACGCCAAATCCTGGACATTGTTATGGAGACAGCCAGCAAGTTGTGATGTGTCTAATTTATGTGGAGTTTATGGTGTATGCAATAACAGTATGCTATCAGTATCGGTATCAGCAAAGGAATCGGTATCACTATCCCTGTGTCAATGTCCACAAGGCTTTGCACTACAAGACAAATCGAATGCCAGAAAAGGGTGCAGTAGGAAAACCCCACTGCAGTGTAATGGTGATGGATTTATTGATATGCCTGGTATGCAACTTCCTGACTGCAGACAGAAGCTATTGGTTGTAGAAAATGGTGATTGTGAATCTGCATGCATGAATGATTGCTCTTGTATGGCATATACTCATTCACCATCGGATGGTTGCAGCTTATGTCGTGGCAATCTAACAAACTTGCAGTCTGGAAATGATGGGAATGGAGTAGGAACTCTTCATCTTCGCTTAGCTGCATCAGAATTAGAATCTAGCGGTCGCTCAG GTCACAAATTGATTTTGTTAGCATATATACTTCCTTCAGTTGCGTTCCTAATATTTTGTCTTGCTTCTTTCATTTGGATTAGGAGATGGAAAGATAAAG GGAAAGGAAAACAGCATGATCACTCCCTCGTCATGGCTTCAGATGTAATAAAACTTTGGGAGAGTGAAGACACAGGCTCTCACTTTACGACGCTTTCCTTTTCACAAATAAGAAATGCCACAGACAACTTCTCTACTGAAAACAAGCTTGGAGAAGGGGGGTTTGGCCCTGTGTACAAG GGAAACTTACCAAATGGGCAGGATGTTGCTGTTAAGAGATTAGCAGCGAATTCAGGGCAAGGACTACCTGAGTTTAAGAACGAAATCTTATTGATAGCCAAGCTTCAACATAGAAATTTAGTTGGGCTCTTAGGTTGCTGCATTGACGAGGAAGAAATGGTACTAATCTATGAGTACATGCCAAACAAAAGCTTAGATTTCTTCCTATTTG AACAATCAAGAAGGGCTTTTTTAGTCTGGGCAATGCGTCTTAACATAATTGAAGGGATTGCACAAGGTCTCATTTATCTCCACAAGCATTCTCGTCTGAGAATTATTCATAGAGACCTGAAGCCCAGCAACGTTCTATTGGACGCTGATATGAACCCTAAGATCTCAGACTTTGGAATGGCGCGAATATTTGATCCCAAAGGAGCATTAGCCAACACAAAAAGAGTTGTTGGAACATA TGGCTACATGGCTCCTGAGTATGCTATGGCAGGTATTTTCTCTGTCAAGTCAGATGTTTTTAGCTACGGGGTATTGCTTCTGGAGATCGTCAGTGGACTAAGGAATGCAGGATCTCACGGATATGGCAACTCTCTTAACCTCCTTGGTCAT GCATGGGAGCTGTGGAAAGAAGGCAGATGGTATGAGCTCATTGACAAATCATTGCGCGGTGCATGCCCTGAGAATATGGTACTACGATGCATTCATGTCGGCCTGTTGTGTGTTCAGGAGGCTGCTGCTGATCGACCCTCCATGGCTGAAGTCATCTCTATGATTACGAACGAAAATGCCACCTTACCTGATCCAAAACAACCTGGTTTTCTCTCCATGTTGCTTCCCATTGAAGCTGATGTCCCTGAAGGAACCTACTCCCTGAATGATTTGTCAATTACTGTTCTGAATGGTAGGTAG
- the LOC127344050 gene encoding calcium-binding protein PBP1-like, whose translation MGADKGSSMQFDDFLPSMARKLGTEGLIEELCKGFQLLMDPQTGKITFQSLKRNAARLGLGELRDDELQEMMREGDLDGDGVLDQMEFCILMVRLSPELMEEELYRMFEC comes from the coding sequence ATGGGCGCCGACAAGGGATCCTCCATGCAATTTGACGACTTTCTGCCATCGATGGCGAGGAAGCTCGGCACGGAGGGGCTGATCGAGGAGCTCTGCAAAGGGTTCCAGCTGCTCATGGACCCCCAGACCGGCAAGATCACCTTCCAGAGCTTGAAGAGGAACGCAGCCAGGCTGGGCCTCGGCGAGCTCCGGGATGACGAGCTCCAGGAGATGATGAGGGAGGGGGACCTAGACGGTGATGGTGTCCTGGATCAGATGGAGTTCTGCATCCTCATGGTCAGATTGAGCCCTGAGCTGatggaggaagagttgtataggaTGTTTGAATGTTGA
- the LOC127344049 gene encoding frataxin, mitochondrial, which yields MASRKLLFALTAARRVRSRAPVLLSASLLPETSTSASHTAAAAAAATKLSGGSPWALRLFSSRAFSSTRPTQQAGGDAPVPSAVDQKLIMQEDKFHKLADDTIHDLLEKLEVYGDSQQMDGFDIDYGNQVLTLRLGDLGTYVVNKQTPNRQIWLSSPVSGPARFDWDAASNSWVYRRTGVNLMRLLEEEIGELCGTPVDLS from the exons atggcgtcGCGGAAGCTCCTCTTCGCCCTCACGGCGGCAAGGCGAGTCCGCTCTCGCGCCCCCGTACTCCTCTCGGCCTCACTCCTCCCGGAGACCTCCACTTCTGCCTCCCacacagccgccgccgccgccgccgcgacgaAGCTGTCAGGTGGATCGCCGTGGGCGCTGCGGCTCTTCTCCTCTAGGGCCTTCTCGTCGACGCGTCCGACGCAGCAAGCCGGCGGAGATGCGCCCGTCCCATCCGCGGTGGACCAAAA GTTGATAATGCAAGAGGATAAGTTCCATAAATTAGCAGATGATACGATACATGATTTACTTGAAAAACTTGAG GTATATGGTGATTCTCAGCAGATGGATGGCTTCGACATAGATTATGGG AATCAAGTTCTAACACTGAGGCTAGGAGATTTGGGGACCTATGTTGTAAACAAGCAAACACCAAACAGACAAATCTGGCTATCGTCACCTGTAAG TGGGCCTGCTAGGTTTGACTGGGATGCAGCATCAAACAGTTGGGTTTACAGGCGAACTGGAGTAAATCTCATGCGGCTTCTGGAGGAGGAGATTGGTGAACTCTGTGGCACTCCAGTAGATCTCTCATGA